In Acidobacteriota bacterium, the following proteins share a genomic window:
- a CDS encoding FG-GAP repeat protein: MLKINFCPLKALLPAALVLGAGLCCVPAATLHVDDDNGTGTYNGTARYPYRTIQAAVNAAAAGDTVKVAAGNYGYVAVSSKAVVLWGGFRGGTAADYQNGPGGDFTTWDRFSNVSTITGDASHAGVSLQVTNNDEESLSGAVVTGFRITGGSHGVDVGDNGWPYPRNVTVSDNLIEDNGLQDGSSDNRGGGVVLHGDQLHLLRNDIVNNRSGRGGGVYAGAESADGPGVIDIEGNRIENNRGYNDHGGGVCLAGDTHYFTGNVVKGNRVMESYGWGGGLITYADAAHFNGNTFCSNYAPSCGGGVFVDEGGEAWFDHDLVCHNASMEAGMAGILVDDGTPGRSYAHLRNCTLAYNQGPGDRGGNAVGLFYGSFADVTNCICWGNGDDFNALAGSAFTSITYTLSEETAAGVGNVSADPLFADPDVLQQDFHLRSAGGRFDPTLSGGAGGWVWDAVTSPAVDAGNPADAFDQEPPRNGGRVNLGIYGNTPQASRTAWPTPGSDFDGDGKADLFWRNAVTGDNSIWLMDGAGVKGALAFPAVPPAWKVAATGDFDGDGHVDLLWRHATAGYNVVWYLDGNAVTGEAAMMTVSTAWDVAAAADVNGDGRDDLVWRHLSAGHAVVWYLLEDLRVEAQALPTVDPSWELAAAADFNGDAKPDILWRHTPTGANGVWFLDGVSVLGDAALPAVGTDWRLATVGDFDGDGDADLLWRQPGSGVNAIWALDGLAVTGDAPVQPVPQPWDLVE; encoded by the coding sequence ATGCTGAAAATCAACTTCTGCCCATTGAAAGCGTTGTTGCCGGCTGCGCTCGTTCTCGGAGCCGGCCTGTGTTGCGTTCCGGCGGCCACGCTGCACGTGGATGACGACAACGGGACGGGAACGTACAACGGGACGGCGCGGTACCCTTACCGGACGATCCAGGCGGCGGTTAACGCGGCGGCGGCCGGCGACACCGTGAAGGTGGCGGCGGGGAACTACGGTTACGTCGCGGTTTCCAGCAAGGCCGTCGTTCTGTGGGGCGGGTTCCGCGGGGGGACGGCGGCGGACTACCAGAATGGCCCGGGAGGGGATTTCACCACCTGGGACCGGTTCTCGAACGTGAGCACGATCACGGGGGACGCGTCCCACGCGGGGGTGTCGCTCCAGGTGACGAACAACGACGAGGAGAGCCTCTCCGGGGCGGTGGTGACGGGGTTCCGGATCACCGGGGGCTCTCACGGGGTGGATGTGGGGGACAACGGCTGGCCCTACCCCCGAAATGTGACCGTCTCGGACAACCTCATCGAGGACAACGGGCTGCAGGACGGCAGTTCGGACAACCGGGGCGGAGGGGTCGTCCTGCATGGCGACCAGCTTCACTTGTTGAGAAACGACATCGTCAACAACCGGTCGGGCCGGGGAGGCGGGGTTTACGCCGGGGCGGAGAGTGCCGACGGCCCGGGGGTCATCGACATCGAAGGGAACCGGATCGAGAACAACCGGGGGTACAACGACCACGGGGGCGGGGTCTGCCTGGCGGGGGACACTCACTACTTCACGGGGAACGTGGTGAAGGGCAACCGGGTGATGGAGTCCTACGGGTGGGGCGGGGGTCTGATCACCTACGCGGACGCCGCGCACTTTAACGGGAACACGTTCTGTTCGAACTACGCGCCGTCGTGCGGGGGCGGGGTCTTCGTGGACGAGGGGGGCGAGGCGTGGTTCGACCACGACCTGGTGTGCCACAACGCGTCGATGGAGGCGGGGATGGCGGGGATCCTGGTGGACGACGGGACGCCGGGGCGCTCGTACGCCCACCTCCGCAACTGCACCCTGGCGTACAACCAGGGCCCCGGCGACCGGGGCGGGAACGCGGTCGGGCTGTTCTACGGGTCCTTCGCGGACGTGACCAACTGCATCTGCTGGGGGAACGGGGACGACTTCAACGCGCTGGCGGGGTCGGCCTTCACCTCCATCACCTACACGCTTTCAGAGGAGACGGCGGCGGGGGTCGGGAACGTCTCGGCGGACCCGCTCTTCGCCGACCCGGACGTGCTGCAGCAGGACTTTCACCTTCGCTCGGCGGGGGGACGCTTCGACCCGACCCTGTCGGGGGGGGCGGGCGGCTGGGTGTGGGACGCCGTCACCAGCCCGGCCGTGGACGCGGGCAACCCCGCGGACGCTTTTGACCAGGAACCGCCCCGCAACGGCGGCCGCGTCAACCTGGGCATCTACGGAAACACCCCCCAGGCCAGCCGGACGGCCTGGCCGACCCCCGGGAGCGATTTCGACGGGGACGGCAAGGCCGACCTCTTCTGGCGAAACGCCGTCACCGGGGACAACTCCATCTGGCTGATGGACGGCGCCGGCGTGAAAGGGGCCCTGGCCTTTCCCGCCGTGCCGCCGGCGTGGAAGGTGGCGGCGACCGGGGACTTCGACGGCGACGGGCATGTCGACCTCCTGTGGCGGCACGCCACGGCGGGTTACAACGTCGTCTGGTACCTGGACGGGAACGCCGTGACCGGCGAGGCGGCCATGATGACGGTGTCGACCGCCTGGGACGTGGCCGCGGCGGCCGACGTCAACGGAGACGGCCGCGACGACCTGGTCTGGCGGCACCTCTCGGCGGGGCACGCCGTCGTGTGGTACCTCCTGGAGGACCTTCGCGTCGAGGCCCAGGCGCTCCCGACCGTGGACCCGTCCTGGGAACTGGCCGCGGCCGCCGACTTCAACGGGGACGCCAAGCCGGACATCCTCTGGCGTCACACCCCTACGGGCGCCAACGGCGTCTGGTTCCTGGACGGGGTGAGTGTCCTGGGGGACGCGGCCCTCCCCGCGGTGGGGACGGACTGGCGCCTGGCGACCGTCGGGGATTTCGACGGGGACGGGGACGCCGACCTCCTGTGGCGGCAACCCGGGAGCGGCGTGAACGCGATCTGGGCCCTCGACGGCCTGGCCGTGACCGGCGACGCCCCGGTCCAGCCGGTCCCGCAACCCTGGGACCTCGTCGAGTGA